TTTCCTCTTTTTTTGACTTCAACCACTGCGAGAGAAGGCAGCGACATGGCTCTTATAGATTCGTTCGGCAGGCGCATAAACTACCTCAGGCTCTCCATAACCGACCGCTGCAACCTGCGCTGCTCCTACTGTATGCCCGCGGAAGGGGTGCCCAAGCTGCAGCACGAGTCGATGCTGAGCTACGAGGATCTCTTCCGTGTCGCCTCCACCGCTGTGGAGGTGGGAATCGAGAAGATCCGCGTCACCGGCGGCGAGCCGCTGGTGAGAAAAGGGGTGGTGTCGTTCCTGGAGAGGCTGGCGAAGACTCCCGGTCTCAAGGAACTTGTCCTTACCACAAACGGCGTGTTGCTGGGGGAGATGGCCCACGACCTGCGCAGGGCAGGGGTGGAGCGACTCAATATCAGCCTGGACTCGTTAAAGCCCGAAACGTTCAAACGTATCACCCGTTCAGGAGACCTAGGGAAGGTCCTGGACGGAATAGCCGCAGCGGAGGATGCCGGATTCCCGCCGGTGAAGATAAATATGGTGGTGATGCGGGGAGTAAATGATGAAGAGGTGCTGGACTTCGCGGCGCTTACCCTGAAGAAGCCGTACACGATCCGGTTCATAGAGTACATGCCAACCTTGAAGTGTCAAGGATGGCACGAAAAAAGTTTCTCGGGAGGGGAGATCCTGGAGCGGATCGGGGAGCGCTACCCGCTCCTCCCTCTCGTGAGCACCGAGATG
The DNA window shown above is from Geomonas sp. RF6 and carries:
- the moaA gene encoding GTP 3',8-cyclase MoaA, with protein sequence MALIDSFGRRINYLRLSITDRCNLRCSYCMPAEGVPKLQHESMLSYEDLFRVASTAVEVGIEKIRVTGGEPLVRKGVVSFLERLAKTPGLKELVLTTNGVLLGEMAHDLRRAGVERLNISLDSLKPETFKRITRSGDLGKVLDGIAAAEDAGFPPVKINMVVMRGVNDEEVLDFAALTLKKPYTIRFIEYMPTLKCQGWHEKSFSGGEILERIGERYPLLPLVSTEMAGPARNFRIEGAPGSIGIITPISGHFCDSCNRIRITASGMVRGCLFAEKGEDLKPLLKDDDPEILRETLRRIVTEKPDRHQLADKESGGVAMSQIGG